DNA from Thermomicrobium roseum DSM 5159:
TGTGAGAGCGCCCCGCCGATGTCACGTACCTTCGGTACAATCGTGGTATCGGCCACGTTGCCTGACCGGCGCGGGCTGAACAGCAGCGAGCGTGGAGGCGATAGTCAGTGTCACGATTGCTTCCCTCGACGACCAACCAGCACCCAACCTCTCCATCATTCGATAGTGTCGTCATCTTGGATTATGGCTCGCAATACGCACAACTCATCGCGCGACGCGTGCGCGACGCCCATGTCTACTGTGAACTCGTTCCGTACGACACCGACTGGTCAGCGCTGAAGCACCTTTCGCCGAAGGGGATCATCCTCTCCGGTGGACCAGCCAGCGTATACGAACCAGACGCCCCGCAACTCCCCAGCTGGGTTCTCGAGAGTGGCCTCCCCGTCCTGGGGATCTGTTACGGCATGCAACTACTGGCCCACACATTGGGCGGCAGGGTCGCGCCAGCGCAACGACGCGAATACGGCCCCGCAGTGGTCGAGCGTGTCGCAGACCATCCGATTTTCGCCGGGCTTCCGGCGCGCTTCGATGTGTGGATGAGTCACGGCGATCGCATCGACGCGCTGCCTCCCGGATTCGAGGTGCTCGCGCGCTCGGCCAACGCCCCCTACGCGGCAATGGCACGGGACCATCTCATCGGTCTCCAATTCCATCCGGAAGTCGCGCATACACCGCTCGGGAGCGTTATCTTGCGCAACTTTCTCTTCGATGTGTGTGGTTGCGCACCAACCTGGACAGCCGAGTCGTTCGTCGAGCAGGCTATCCGCGAGATCAGGGAGCGGGTCGGCAAGGACCGGGTCCTGCTTGCGCTTTCCGGTGGCGTCGATTCGAGTGTCGCTGCGGCGCTGATCCACCGAGCGATCGGTGACCAGTTGACACCTGTTTTCGTCGATACTGGTTTGCTCCGGGAAGGCGAAGCGGAGACGATTCGAGAAGTGTTCGGTCGGCACTTCCGCATGCCGCTCGTCGCGATCGACGCCCGTCAGCGTTTCCTGGTTCGACTGCGCGGCGTAAGCGACCCGGAACAGAAACGCCGACTGATCGGCGAAGAGTTCGTCCGCGTTTTCGAGGAAATCGCGCGCAGCCAAGGGCCATTCCGTTTCCTGGCACAAGGGACACTCTATCCTGACGTGATCGAGAGTGCTGCTCCCGGAGCGTCGCGAACTGCCGCCAAGATCAAAACGCACCACAACGTCGGCGGTTTGCCCCAGGACCTCGAGTTCGAACTTCTCGAGCCGTTGCGCTATTTGTTCAAGGACGAGGTGCGCGCGATCGGACGCCTCCTCGGCCTTCCCGAGGAGATCGTGCAGCGTCAACCGTTCCCTGGTCCTGGTTTGGCTGTGCGCATTCTCGGGGAAGTGACCGAGGAAGCGCTTGCGATCGTCCGGCGAGCCGACACCATCGTCCGCGAAGAAGTCGAGGCTGCTGGACTCAGCGATGGACTCTGGCAGTTCTTCGCCGTCCTCCTGCCAGTGCACTCGACAGGCGTGATGGGTGACCAACGCACGTACGCGCGGGTCATCGCGATCCGTGCCGTGACGAGTACGGACGCCATGACCGCTGACTGGGCACGCTTGCCGCACGACCTTTTGGCCCGGCTCGCCAATCGGATCGTCAACGAAGTGCCTGGTGTCAATCGCGTCGTCTACGACATCACCTCGAAGCCACCGGCCACCATCGAATGGGAGTGAGTCATGCCGCGAGGATTGACCGTCCTGGTCGTCGGCAGTGGAGGACGCGAGCATGCCCTCGCCTGGGCATTGCAGAGCTCCCCCTCGGTGGAGCACATTCTCGTGGCACCCGGTAATGGAGGAACCGCGGCGATTGCCGAGAATGTCCCGATCGCTGCAACGGACATTCCGGGCTTGGTCGCACTCGCCCGCGAGCGACAGGTCGACCTGACGGTGGTCGGTCCTGAGGAACCGCTCGCTCGCGGATTGGTGGATGCATTCGCGGCGGCTGGACTGACCGCTTTCGGACCAACCGCGGAAGCAGCGCGGATCGAGGCGAGCAAGGCGTGGGCCAAGGATGTGATGCGAGCTGCCGGCGTACCCACCGCTGAAGCGCAGGTCGTCACCGACTTCGCAGCGGCCCAGGCGGCGCTCGAGCGTCTCGACTTTCCGCTGGTCATCAAGGCTTCCGGGTTGGCAGCCGGTAAAGGTGCCATCGTCGTCTCTTCACGACGCGAGGCGGAAGAAGTACTTCATTGGATGATGGTCCAACGTGCGCTCGGCTCCGCGGCGGATGAGGTCCTTCTCGAGGAATATCTGGAAGGCCGCGAGCTGTCTTTTCTCGTTGTCACGGACGGGACGACGGTATTGCCACTCCTACCTGCTCGGGATTACAAGCGTCTCGGTGACAATGACACCGGCCCCAACACTGGCGGGATGGGAGCCTACGCGCCGGTTCCCGAGGTCACCGATGAGCTGCAGCGGACGATACTGGAACGCATCATTCATCCAACCCTGGCTGAACTGAGGCGACGGGGTATCGTGTATCGCGGCGTGCTGTATGCGGGTCTGATGCTCACTCCTCGTGGCCCGAAAGTGCTCGAGTTCAACTGCCGGTTCGGCGATCCTGAAGCGCAAGCGATCCTGCCGCTCCTGGAAACTGATCTCGCGACGCTCCTCCTCTCCGCTGCACGGGCCGAGCTCTCTGGTAACTGGTCGCTCGACTGGAAGCCAGCAGTCTGCGTCACGGTCGTTGTTGCCTCCGGTGGCTACCCAGGTACCTATGCGACCGGATTTCCGATCGCTGGCCTGGATACCGTCCCGAGCGATGTATTGATCTTCCACGCGGGAACCAGACGAGCGAACGATCACGTCGTGACGGCCGGCGGCCGTGTGCTCGCTGTGAGTGCCACCGCCTCGACATTCGCCGAAGCGCGCGAGCGCGTCTATCGCGCGATCGAGCACCTCTCCTTCCCTGGAATGACGTTCCGCCGCGACATCGCGCTCGCCGAAGTGGGAGGGAACTTCAAGCCGACGCCGCCGAGCGGGACGGCGTAATCGCGACCCACCCCTGTCGCACCGCTGCCAGAATGACATCCACGCGATCCTGAGCGCCGAGCTTGCGCAGGATCGACGTCATGTGATTCTTCACCGTCTGTTCCGTGATGAAGAGTGCCTCCGCGATCTCCTTGTTGGACATGCCCTGCGCCACACAGTCGAGCACTTGCAGTTCGCGCACCGTGAGCACCGCGTCCGGGCTCTCGAGGCCGGCTTCTCCGACCACGTAGCGCTGGAGTTCACCGAGTACCCGACGAGCCAAGTGGGGTCGGTCGAGGATCTGTTGCGGCAGGCGATCCTCGCCGGCAACGACGGCTTCCAACACCGCCAACATCTCGCGGGGCTCACTGTCTTTCGCCAGGAAAGCCGCAGCACCGACTTGCAGAGCACCGAGCAACCAAGACTCGTTTTCGTCCGCCGAGAGCAACACGACGGGGAGTTTCCCATTCTGCCGCTTGAGGAGGCGCGTCACCTGCAACCCGTTGATACCGGGCAAGCGAAGATCGACCAGGGCAAGGTCCGGCCGATGGAGTTCAGCCTGCTGGACCGCCTCGTGTGCTGATGCCGCTTCTGCCACGACGCGAAAACGCTCGTGTCGGTCGAGGAACTGACGCACCGCAAAACGGAACAGCGGGTGATCATCGACAACGAGCACTTTGACGGGTGCTCTGCGCTGCCCTATCCCGTTACCCCGCATCGTCTTCCCTCCCCTCCGGTTACCGGAAATCTCGGAAATAGTTTCGCCGGGAGACAACGATTCGACGATGCGGAATCAGTCACCCTTCTTCAATCAACACTCCTAAGGATGATGAGTACTGATGCTTCATGTACGTACTGTGCCCTCTGGGCACATCAGAGCAACGTCCAACCGAAGTATCCGAGCAGTGCGATCACGCTTTTGGCATCGCAGATCGAGCCAGTGCGGAGAGCCTCCCGAGCCTCCTCTGGAGCGAGCTCGACGACGTGCAAGCGTTCGTCACCAGCCGGGTGTGCTGCACCAGCACTCAGCGCTTCGGCCACGAATACCACGAGTTCCTCGTCCGTCCAGCCCGGACTCACATAGAAGCGAATCAACTCGCGGAGCCGTCCCGCCCGATAACCGGTCTCCTCCTCGAGCTCCCGCAAGGCACAGGCATCCGGCTCTTCGTTGGCTTCGCGCGTTCCTGCAGGAATTTCCAGAAGCGTCTTCCCGACCGCATACCGGTATTGGCGAACGAATACGATCCGCCCGTCGTCCCGGATCGGGAGGATAGCAACGGCCCCCGGATGGTGCGCCACCTCGCGGATCGCCCGCCGGCCGTCGGCCAGCAGAACATGATCACGAGAGACCTGCAACAACCGCCCCGCAAAAACCGTCTCGCTTCGCTCGACCCGTTCGACCTCCACCGTGTCCATCCTTCCCGTTCACGCAGCGAAACCATCCTCGCTGGTGGGACAGTTCTACCGGATCGTGTCGCTCCCGCAGGGACTCGTCGCCGTGCCTTCCCGGCAGCAGGGATTCCCGATGCTCGAAGAGATCAGCCCTCCCCCTCGCCGAGAGACAGGTTACCGTTCCCGGACAGCTACACCCCGCTCCGTTGTAGGCTGTGACCGAGACGCTACTCGGCAACGCGATCGCTGCGCCTCTCCGGTTTCCTGATCCGGGGTCGCCGAGCTGAGTGCAACGGAGCACGAGGCAGTTCGGTGCAGTGAGTCAAAGGGACGAACTCCTCCAGCGAAGCACTGGCAGAACAGGTCGATCGGTCGCCTGCGACCACCGAGTACTTGCGTCGAGTCACCGAGGATCGGAGGAGCATGGGCTGCGCGAGGACACACCGAAAGCCTCGCCGATCCCATCGATCGCTGCAGAAACGCTGGTACGTCGGCGCTCGGGATGCTTGCTCGCCACGAGTGTCGGACTCGTCCGCCAACGGGGTTCAGCTCGAGATGCTTCGTTCCCGCTGCTCCGGGAGCGATCATGCTCCTGACGGAGTCATCGATTCCGGTTCAGCGTCCGCACGAGTAGTTCGGACGTCTTTTCGTTCCCCCTTGGTGCTCGACAGCTCCGTCCGGGGATCGGTCACGACACAACTCGGGAGCATGGGGGAGCCTTGGAGGCGGCGGGCGGATTCGAACCGCCGAATCGCAGTTTTGCAGACTGCTGCCTTAGACCACTTGGCTACGCCGCCGACCTCACTCCAAGCATAGTATAGCAGCTTCTCGCAATCAGCGCTCGGACTCACGAGCTCCTTGCTCGCAACCGCTCGCGACGGAGCCTGGCGGACGGTCGTTCCGTCCACCGAGCAGAGGGGCCGTGCCATCGACCGTCATCTCAGCGCAGCACGACCAAGCCATGATCGGTGACGCGAGCCTCCGGAATGACCGAAAGCGCCATGAACGAGAGCAGCGCGAACGGTGCCGGTACGCGGCTTCCCATCTCGCGCGCTGCCTGCTCGACCGCTTCATACTGTTCTGCCACCGTTTCCAGCGGTTCCGGTGACAAAATTCCTGCCACCGGGAGCGGTAGTTGTGCTCGGACCAGACCATCGGCGACCGCGGCCAGACCACCGCGCATGGCAACGACCGCATCGATCGCGGCCAAGATATCCCCATCGTCGACTCCAACGACGACGATGTTGTGGGCATCGTGTGCGATGGACGAAGCCAGCGCACCACGCCGCAAGCCGAAACCCCGAACCAACCCCACTCCAACGCGTCCCGTCGCCCGGTGGCGCTCCACGACGACCAGCTTCGCCAAGTCGCGTTCCGGATCAGCAACCACCTCCCCATCACGCACCGTCGGTTCCACTTCGATCGCCCGGGTCACGATCTGCCCCGGGATCGCTTCCACGGCGATCATCCGATCGCAAGCAGGCAGGCGAAGTCGAGCACGATCGATCGGTGCCACATGCACCGTATCCAGGAGCCACTCAGGAATCGTCCGGCTGGTCCGGAAGGTCGCCTTGCCATCCTGAGCGACCACCTCGCCCTGGAACAGGACGAGCCGCGGGCGGATATCGTCGAGCCGGTCGAATACGACCAAATTGGCCCAGTAGCCGGGCGCGACCAGCCCATAACCGTCCAACCCCCAATACTCGGCCGTGTTGAGCGTCGCCAAGCGGATCGCCCGAATCGGATCGAGGCCAGCCGCGATCGCCTTGCGCAGGATCGCATCCATATGCCCATCGTGGAGGAGTGTCGCGCAATCCCGGTCATCGCTCGCGAAGCAGCAGCGCGGGTAGGTAGCCTCGGTCACGAGCGGCAACAATTCGAGCAGGTTGTGCTCGGTTGATCCCTCCCGGATCATGACCTGGAGTCCCCGCCGCAGCTTCTCGCGGGCCTCCTCCAGTTGCGTCGACTCGTGATCGGATCCCATCCCCGATGCGATATAGGCATTGAGGCGGGAACCACGCAAGCCTGGTGCGTGCCCATCCCGCCGCCGAGCAGGGAGGCGAAGCTTCTCGTAGATCTCCGCTTCACCGGCGAGGACACCCGGAAAGTTCATCATCTCGCCCAGCGCAACCGCGTTCGGTAACCTCAGCCCCTCGGCGATCGCAGCCGCGTCCATGACCGCTCCGGCACTTTCGTATGGGCTGGCTGGAACACACGAGGGTATCGTCAAAAACACACCGAGCGGCAGCCCTGCGGCTGCCTCAGCCAGTGCTCGGATGCCCGCGAGGCCAGCCACATTGGCGATCTCGTGCGGGTCGGTCACGACCGCTCCTGTCCCATGCGGGACCACCGCACGCGCGAATTGGTCGATCCAGAGGAGCGAACTTTCGACATGGACATGCCCATCGATGAAGGAAGGCGCGAGATAGGCTCCAGTCAGATCGATCTCCTCATGCCCATCGCGATACGTTCCGATTCCGGCGATGCGCCCGAACACGATCGCGACATCGGCTTCCTCGATTTCCCCGCTCGCCACGTTCACGATACGGGCCTGCCGCAACACGAGATCAGCCGGTTCTTCCCCGAGGGCGACACGCAGGAGCCGTTGCCACTCCTCCAGTCGGAGCGCTTCGATCCCCAGTCCAACCATTCCGTTCCTCCTCGCTCTCAATCGAGCAGACGCTCTTCGAGTCGCTCGAGCAGCTCGTTGAGTCGTTCCAAAAGATCGGTGACCAGTTCCGGCAAGGATGCGCTTGCACTGAACGGAATCTCGAGCCCGATCCGCAGTCCGACACCGTGCGCAGCCTCGTCCCACCACGCTTCGCGCAGCAGTCGTTCCGTGTCCGTCACGGGGGCGTGCCGGATCGTCTCCACGAGCCGGGAGAGCGTGAGCCGGGCGAGGCGCTCTTTGACTGCTCGTTTTCGCTCGTCTTCCTCGTCGAAGTACAGTCCGGGCGAAACGTCCCAGACCTCGACTAGATATCCGTCAGTCCCGATCCGCACATCGATCCGACCGCTCTCGGTATCGCACGCGACGAGCCAGCCCTCATCACCATACAATGGGTAAGCCCAAAATCCTGCCTGGCGCAGGATGGATACCACTGGTTCGAGCGCGGCTCTTGTCTCACGCATGCTCATCGTGGCTTTCCACCTCGCCCCTCTTCAGCCAGAGCCGGGCGACCTCGACCATGGCTTCGACCTGATCGACCTTCGCGTCGGGCCGGTCGAGTCGCGCCGCGAGCACGATACCGGGTGCAATTTCCCAGACGCGCCACAGCACCGCGTCACCCGCCCGTCGTTCCGGGGAGACCACCTCCAGTTGTGCCAGGTGCTCGCGGATCTCTTCTAGACCGAGACGCTGCTCCCGGAGTCGGCGGATCTGCTCGAGGCGCCGGACATGTTCCGGGCCATAACGAGCAGTCGGTCCTCGGCCGCGCGGCGGGGGAAGAAGACCACGAGCGACATAGAAACGGATGCGCCGCGGTGGAATCCCCGTTCGCGCGGCCAACTCCTGAATGGTCAACGATCGATCGGTGCCCTCGCCACCCATCGACTTCTCGCAACGCTTCTCTCACTCGAAGCATACTGCCGCTCCGATCCCGCCGTCGCACGGTATGCTGGCCATGAGTGGATCGACGATCGGAGGAAGGACGGCATGACCTCCCGGCTTCTGGACAGCGTTCCGTTCCTGCTCGTGGGTGTAGTCCATCTCCTCCCGCTACCGGGCTCCCCTCGTGGGACGCGGGACGTGGCACGGATCCGCGAGCGCGCCCGCCGCGACGCCGAAGCCTACCGGGAAGGGGGCGCGCACGCCCTCATCGTCGAGAACTTCGGAGATGCGCCCTTCCGGAAAGATGGGGTCGAGCCTCACGTCATCGCGCTCATGGCACTCGTCGTCGAGGAGGTCCGCGAGTCGACCGGACTACCGGTTGGGGTGAACGTGTTGCGCAACGATGCCCGTGCAGCACTCGGCATCGCGGTGGCAACCGGAGCTTCCTTCATTCGCGTCAACGTGCATGTCGGTGCGATGGTTACCGATCAAGGTATCATCGAAGGCCGCGCTGACGAAACACTCCGCTACCGCGCGCTCCTCCAGAGCGAGACAGAGATCTGGGCCGATGTCCTCGTCAAGCACGCCGTACCGCTGGCACCGCTCGCTCTGGAGGACGCCGCCGAGGAAACGGTCCAGCGCGGGCTCGCCGATGCCCTCATCGTGACCGGGCCGATGACCGGACGCGCTCCCGACCCAGCCGAGCTCTCGCGCGTCCGCGAACGATTGCCGACAACGCCAGTGTTCGTGGGAAGTGGCGTCACGGCTGACAATGTCGCACGCTACATCCACGCTGCACGCGGCGCGATCGTCGGGACATGGGCCAAGGTCGAGGGGAAGATCGAGAACCCGGTCGATCCCGCCCGGGTTCAGCGACTCTGCCAGGCGATCACTCGAGCCCTTCCGCACTGAGTGGCCTGGCCCAGCCTCCTGAGAAGGAGCGGCATCGCTCCGGCCAGTGTGTCGATGCCTTCTCCAAGGGACGCCGAACACGCTGGATCGAGATTCGTGACAGAGGGGAGAAGACAGCGATCAGCGGGTCGGACGAATGTCGATCACGTCCAGCTCGACTCGTTCCTGCCCGTTCCAATCGCTCCGTCGCAACGTGAACGCGATGTCGATGCGCCCAGCACGGGCCAAGCGGGCGATCTCTCGTCCCCCCTCGAACCAGACCGCCTGGCGCACGGTGCCGTCCGGTGCGACGACGGTGAAGCGCAGGTGCCGCTCGTTCTGCGTGCTCGTGATGTCGACAGCTCGAACATCGCGGACGAGGAAACGCGGTACCGGGTTGCCGTGACCATAGGGTTCCAGCTGCGCCAGCACCTCCCACGTCTCCAGAGCGATCTGGTACGGGTGGAGTTCCGCGTCCAACTCGAGCGGTAACGCCGGTTCCTCTTGGCCAAGGTGTTCCGCGGCGATTTCGAGCAGCCGCGCTTCCAGTTCTGCGATGCGTTCCGTCTCCACCGTCAATCCTGCGGCCGCATGATGTCCACCATGGTCGATCAAGAGGTCACGGCAGCGCGCCAGCGCTGCCGCAATATCGAAACCATCGATGCTGCGGGCAGAACCACGACTGACCTCGCTCTCTCGGGCGAGGAGCACGACCGGACGCGCATAGCGACTGACGAGCTTGCTGGCCGCGAGCCCGACCAACCCAACGCTCCAGGCACTATCAGCCAGCACCAGGACGGGCGGTAAGCTCCCGAGTGCGTCGATCCGTTGCTCGGCTTCCGCCAACATCCGCTCGATCGCACGCTGCCGCAAGGCGTTGAGTTCGTTGAGTTTCCGGGCTAGTTCCTCCGCTCGCTGTGCGTCCGCCGTCAACAGGAGCTCGAGCGCCAAGCGCGGATCGTCCATTCTCCCAGCTGCATTGAGCCGGGGCCCCAGTACATACCCGCAATGCCAACTGGTCAACCGCTGTCCCCGTGCGCTGTCGAGTCCACTCAGGCGCGCGAGTGTCCGCAGGCCGAGCGGTGCCGTCTCCCAAAAACGCTTCAGCCCGAGCGCCACGAGCGTTCGGTTGATCCCGACCAAGGGAACGACGTCAGCAACCGTACCGAGCGCGACCAAGGGAAGCCAACGGGACGCAGCTTCGTTCCCGAGCAGCAGGCGTGCGAACTGGTACGCGACACCGACTGCCGACAGTGTTCGGAAGACCGGTGGAGCATCCGGCCGCGCGACCGAGACGAATGCCAGCTCATCTGGCCAGGCCTCGTCATGGACAGCGTGATGGTCCAGAACGATGACCGGAACCCCAGCTCGGAGAACATCGCGCAAGGCATCCCAGTCACCGGTTCCGCAATCCACCGTCACGAGGAGCGCAGGCCGGTGCTCCAGCACGCCTGGCACGTGATGACGCTGGAAACCATATCCATCGCGCAGGCGGTGGGGCACCATCGGGATGACCGTCAACCCGAATTCCCCAAAGAGCTGCGCGAGGAGCGTCGTTGCGGTCAAACCATCCACATCGTAGTCGCCGAAGACGACCACTGGTCGTGACCGGCACCGTACCTCCTCGACGAGGGATACCGCTCTCCCACTGTCGGGCAAGGCGGCGGGATCAGGCAGGTCGCTGAGGTGCGGCTGGAGGAAGCGCCGCACCTCCTCGTGGTTCCGAATACCCCGACGGTAGAGGACAGCGGCCAGCAGCGGATGAACCGCGAGTTCCCGAGCCATTTCCGGAACTCGTTCCGGTTCCCGCCACCGGTAGCGCGGCATTCGCCTCTCCCATCGGACGGACTACCCGAACCCGG
Protein-coding regions in this window:
- a CDS encoding NUDIX domain-containing protein — translated: MEVERVERSETVFAGRLLQVSRDHVLLADGRRAIREVAHHPGAVAILPIRDDGRIVFVRQYRYAVGKTLLEIPAGTREANEEPDACALRELEEETGYRAGRLRELIRFYVSPGWTDEELVVFVAEALSAGAAHPAGDERLHVVELAPEEAREALRTGSICDAKSVIALLGYFGWTLL
- the guaA gene encoding glutamine-hydrolyzing GMP synthase — its product is MSRLLPSTTNQHPTSPSFDSVVILDYGSQYAQLIARRVRDAHVYCELVPYDTDWSALKHLSPKGIILSGGPASVYEPDAPQLPSWVLESGLPVLGICYGMQLLAHTLGGRVAPAQRREYGPAVVERVADHPIFAGLPARFDVWMSHGDRIDALPPGFEVLARSANAPYAAMARDHLIGLQFHPEVAHTPLGSVILRNFLFDVCGCAPTWTAESFVEQAIREIRERVGKDRVLLALSGGVDSSVAAALIHRAIGDQLTPVFVDTGLLREGEAETIREVFGRHFRMPLVAIDARQRFLVRLRGVSDPEQKRRLIGEEFVRVFEEIARSQGPFRFLAQGTLYPDVIESAAPGASRTAAKIKTHHNVGGLPQDLEFELLEPLRYLFKDEVRAIGRLLGLPEEIVQRQPFPGPGLAVRILGEVTEEALAIVRRADTIVREEVEAAGLSDGLWQFFAVLLPVHSTGVMGDQRTYARVIAIRAVTSTDAMTADWARLPHDLLARLANRIVNEVPGVNRVVYDITSKPPATIEWE
- a CDS encoding BtpA/SgcQ family protein, whose translation is MTSRLLDSVPFLLVGVVHLLPLPGSPRGTRDVARIRERARRDAEAYREGGAHALIVENFGDAPFRKDGVEPHVIALMALVVEEVRESTGLPVGVNVLRNDARAALGIAVATGASFIRVNVHVGAMVTDQGIIEGRADETLRYRALLQSETEIWADVLVKHAVPLAPLALEDAAEETVQRGLADALIVTGPMTGRAPDPAELSRVRERLPTTPVFVGSGVTADNVARYIHAARGAIVGTWAKVEGKIENPVDPARVQRLCQAITRALPH
- the recJ gene encoding single-stranded-DNA-specific exonuclease RecJ — protein: MPRYRWREPERVPEMARELAVHPLLAAVLYRRGIRNHEEVRRFLQPHLSDLPDPAALPDSGRAVSLVEEVRCRSRPVVVFGDYDVDGLTATTLLAQLFGEFGLTVIPMVPHRLRDGYGFQRHHVPGVLEHRPALLVTVDCGTGDWDALRDVLRAGVPVIVLDHHAVHDEAWPDELAFVSVARPDAPPVFRTLSAVGVAYQFARLLLGNEAASRWLPLVALGTVADVVPLVGINRTLVALGLKRFWETAPLGLRTLARLSGLDSARGQRLTSWHCGYVLGPRLNAAGRMDDPRLALELLLTADAQRAEELARKLNELNALRQRAIERMLAEAEQRIDALGSLPPVLVLADSAWSVGLVGLAASKLVSRYARPVVLLARESEVSRGSARSIDGFDIAAALARCRDLLIDHGGHHAAAGLTVETERIAELEARLLEIAAEHLGQEEPALPLELDAELHPYQIALETWEVLAQLEPYGHGNPVPRFLVRDVRAVDITSTQNERHLRFTVVAPDGTVRQAVWFEGGREIARLARAGRIDIAFTLRRSDWNGQERVELDVIDIRPTR
- a CDS encoding response regulator; this translates as MRGNGIGQRRAPVKVLVVDDHPLFRFAVRQFLDRHERFRVVAEAASAHEAVQQAELHRPDLALVDLRLPGINGLQVTRLLKRQNGKLPVVLLSADENESWLLGALQVGAAAFLAKDSEPREMLAVLEAVVAGEDRLPQQILDRPHLARRVLGELQRYVVGEAGLESPDAVLTVRELQVLDCVAQGMSNKEIAEALFITEQTVKNHMTSILRKLGAQDRVDVILAAVRQGWVAITPSRSAASA
- the purD gene encoding phosphoribosylamine--glycine ligase → MPRGLTVLVVGSGGREHALAWALQSSPSVEHILVAPGNGGTAAIAENVPIAATDIPGLVALARERQVDLTVVGPEEPLARGLVDAFAAAGLTAFGPTAEAARIEASKAWAKDVMRAAGVPTAEAQVVTDFAAAQAALERLDFPLVIKASGLAAGKGAIVVSSRREAEEVLHWMMVQRALGSAADEVLLEEYLEGRELSFLVVTDGTTVLPLLPARDYKRLGDNDTGPNTGGMGAYAPVPEVTDELQRTILERIIHPTLAELRRRGIVYRGVLYAGLMLTPRGPKVLEFNCRFGDPEAQAILPLLETDLATLLLSAARAELSGNWSLDWKPAVCVTVVVASGGYPGTYATGFPIAGLDTVPSDVLIFHAGTRRANDHVVTAGGRVLAVSATASTFAEARERVYRAIEHLSFPGMTFRRDIALAEVGGNFKPTPPSGTA
- the ade gene encoding adenine deaminase; translation: MVGLGIEALRLEEWQRLLRVALGEEPADLVLRQARIVNVASGEIEEADVAIVFGRIAGIGTYRDGHEEIDLTGAYLAPSFIDGHVHVESSLLWIDQFARAVVPHGTGAVVTDPHEIANVAGLAGIRALAEAAAGLPLGVFLTIPSCVPASPYESAGAVMDAAAIAEGLRLPNAVALGEMMNFPGVLAGEAEIYEKLRLPARRRDGHAPGLRGSRLNAYIASGMGSDHESTQLEEAREKLRRGLQVMIREGSTEHNLLELLPLVTEATYPRCCFASDDRDCATLLHDGHMDAILRKAIAAGLDPIRAIRLATLNTAEYWGLDGYGLVAPGYWANLVVFDRLDDIRPRLVLFQGEVVAQDGKATFRTSRTIPEWLLDTVHVAPIDRARLRLPACDRMIAVEAIPGQIVTRAIEVEPTVRDGEVVADPERDLAKLVVVERHRATGRVGVGLVRGFGLRRGALASSIAHDAHNIVVVGVDDGDILAAIDAVVAMRGGLAAVADGLVRAQLPLPVAGILSPEPLETVAEQYEAVEQAAREMGSRVPAPFALLSFMALSVIPEARVTDHGLVVLR
- a CDS encoding MerR family transcriptional regulator encodes the protein MGGEGTDRSLTIQELAARTGIPPRRIRFYVARGLLPPPRGRGPTARYGPEHVRRLEQIRRLREQRLGLEEIREHLAQLEVVSPERRAGDAVLWRVWEIAPGIVLAARLDRPDAKVDQVEAMVEVARLWLKRGEVESHDEHA